One segment of Bradyrhizobium sp. WD16 DNA contains the following:
- a CDS encoding sensor histidine kinase, with product MNSITRRLSLKHRLLALTLAAAVPGLLALAYNTFDLRNARRAEVQADVMRNTRFAVSEIEQIFGGARNVLETVSLAAELRVDAQTCSDYVGRVAKGIDALTAIFVTDRKGVIRCASAPPLPMADFGDRDYFRQVLDGSPFAIGSYVQSRASGRFIVPLAVPLTVDNAVAGVVVAGLNLKWLGDRISYRATPGGSAITLADGNGVIVWREPRPEAFVGTRVTEANLASLTGATAGVTEIADAAGNQRISGFLPAGATPFGLAVATDVSKSEAFRGVDDASKRSLLLFALGSLGALVLAWMAGEGMIRQPLMKLVATAEAWRRGHDMVRTGIIDRDDEIGLLGQTFDRLMDENQQREAEREAAEARRDILIRELAHRVKNTLATVQSIASLSFRDSQGPEALRGFQERLQALVRSHDLLTRHNWERADITDILEVALAPLREHRAERFALNGPAVELAATTAVAVAMILHELCTNAVKYGALSNQRGTVTIHWAAMAEPQGTAVSLTWIESGGPPVERPRQEGFGTRLIGNLTRQMSGGFEPRYAPSGLVCHIRFISPTLGEDAPAEMVRAAE from the coding sequence TTGAACAGCATCACACGTCGCCTGTCGCTGAAGCATCGGCTGCTGGCGCTGACCCTTGCGGCAGCGGTCCCGGGCCTTTTGGCGCTGGCCTACAACACCTTCGACCTGCGTAATGCCCGCCGCGCCGAGGTGCAGGCCGACGTCATGCGCAACACCCGCTTCGCCGTCTCGGAAATAGAGCAGATCTTCGGCGGGGCACGGAACGTGCTGGAGACGGTGTCGCTGGCGGCCGAACTGCGGGTCGATGCGCAGACCTGTTCGGACTATGTGGGGCGGGTGGCCAAGGGCATCGACGCTCTCACCGCCATCTTTGTCACCGACCGCAAGGGCGTGATTCGCTGTGCCAGCGCCCCCCCTCTCCCGATGGCCGACTTCGGCGACCGAGACTATTTCCGGCAGGTGCTGGACGGAAGCCCCTTTGCGATCGGCAGTTACGTCCAGAGCCGGGCGAGTGGCCGCTTCATCGTGCCTCTTGCCGTACCGCTGACGGTCGACAATGCCGTGGCCGGCGTTGTCGTGGCGGGGCTGAACCTGAAATGGCTGGGCGATCGGATCAGCTATCGCGCCACCCCCGGGGGCAGCGCGATCACCCTCGCCGACGGCAACGGCGTGATCGTCTGGCGCGAGCCGCGGCCGGAGGCCTTCGTCGGCACCCGCGTCACGGAAGCCAATCTGGCGTCCCTGACCGGAGCTACCGCCGGAGTGACCGAAATCGCCGATGCGGCGGGCAATCAGCGCATTTCCGGCTTCCTGCCGGCCGGGGCAACGCCGTTCGGACTGGCAGTCGCCACCGACGTCTCCAAGAGTGAAGCCTTCCGGGGCGTCGACGATGCCAGCAAGCGCAGCCTGCTGTTGTTCGCGCTCGGCAGCCTCGGGGCGCTCGTGCTGGCCTGGATGGCAGGCGAAGGGATGATCCGCCAGCCATTGATGAAGCTGGTGGCGACGGCGGAGGCTTGGCGACGCGGCCACGACATGGTGCGCACCGGCATCATCGATCGTGACGACGAGATCGGCCTTCTCGGCCAGACCTTCGACCGGCTGATGGACGAGAACCAGCAGCGTGAGGCCGAGCGCGAGGCCGCCGAGGCGCGCCGCGACATCCTGATCCGCGAACTCGCCCATCGCGTCAAGAACACGCTGGCCACGGTTCAATCGATCGCCAGCCTGAGCTTCCGCGACAGCCAGGGTCCCGAAGCGCTACGGGGATTCCAGGAACGCCTCCAGGCCTTGGTGCGCAGCCATGATCTGCTGACCCGGCACAACTGGGAGCGGGCCGACATCACCGACATTCTGGAGGTGGCCCTGGCGCCGCTACGCGAGCACCGGGCGGAGCGTTTCGCGCTCAACGGCCCGGCGGTCGAACTCGCGGCCACCACCGCCGTCGCGGTGGCGATGATCCTGCATGAACTCTGTACCAATGCGGTGAAATACGGCGCGTTGTCGAACCAGCGCGGGACCGTCACCATCCACTGGGCGGCGATGGCAGAGCCGCAAGGCACGGCCGTCAGCCTCACCTGGATCGAAAGCGGCGGTCCACCGGTGGAACGGCCGAGGCAGGAAGGCTTCGGCACTCGCCTGATCGGCAACCTGACGCGCCAGATGAGCGGCGGCTTCGAGCCGCGTTATGCGCCGTCCGGTCTCGTCTGTCACATCCGCTTCATCTCGCCGACCTTGGGTGAAGACGCGCCCGCGGAGATGGTCCGTGCGGCGGAGTGA